From one Mytilus edulis chromosome 1, xbMytEdul2.2, whole genome shotgun sequence genomic stretch:
- the LOC139524169 gene encoding uncharacterized protein translates to MADEEIYNRVDSSFSKETILHKAIKDTRPDLLHCWFASQNWDDVNTGNRWNQTPLHYAAIKTNTYVLEVLLQVPRVDVTTQDLNGYNVLHSLIYNIVAIDDWKRTIQVLLSLGIDINQQTKHGYSILHLASRNTIPPRVLRFILESCAGLNVAMINKDGENFLHSFVQSINKTSPVSEEFKDRFALLDDIVRGKIACCAQKNLITLLKQRDLNGTTPFLLIINHFDRYRNVNAIKVLRKMAETGGCSTIADNLGNHPIHYAIACLRKTSIKILQMLIETGADANAKNIYEQSTAHLVRVDSKDLTFERIKSIVNVMKTTDIEFNAADNWGCFPLMYISAFYDSDCLPFLNDITSTSTVINAVDNSGSSALHYAAYHDSGTFVNLLIQNGARNDIKDKLGESPIEIAKRHLRISSEEALLESSASEELNDRDQQFFENFKSLQTSKKIEMNMDQFVEDLLDHKYRNAGEEEEQINSAICFFVELLCKQVSKYDSRFEMTVFQSGSSKEKTKVNAPDEFDFVLCLDKISEFCDIEERKSPEERKIPKERKSRKERNTPNEKMNNNVLKLKLMEGHQDVLEFFDEHGILISPPIFMYLHKYLNQALHDPSVWKNDELRNLCYVFEMPFLQKDMKTTVFMIRLLWFGCKHKQLRIKIDMVPAIRKTAWWSIDPYSLPMMTKKIYDAGCLLLLDTTSDEQSFTSEYLKEFIVDTIDRIRPVQTNLRVSTAPAEVCLMETFPQIVRDSYALAKLFVDICNVTDISSYMLKNCTFHVLQELRWNPNMPDDISKLPSLMELTVQIFMKLLAYNKTYFLPRFFLPEVNIFPQDQDIQDKQHEKWEIKFILKILGQNVSLDSDESDDYDDYHNDDASDNDDYHDDDSSDDD, encoded by the coding sequence ATGGCAGATGAAGAGATATATAATCGTGTCGACAGCAGTTTCAGTAAAGAAACTATACTACACAAAGCTATCAAAGATACTCGACCAGATTTACTTCACTGCTGGTTCGCCTCACAGAATTGGGATGATGTTAATACCGGTAATAGATGGAACCAGACTCCCCTTCATTATgctgcaataaaaacaaatacatatgtCCTTGAAGTACTCCTACAGGTACCTAGAGTTGATGTCACGACGCAAGATTTAAACGGATACAATGTTTTACACAGTTTAATTTACAACATTGTTGCTATTGACGATTGGAAAAGAACCATTCAAGTCCTACTTAGTTTAGGAATTGATATCAATCAACAAACTAAGCATGGATATTCCATACTGCACTTAGCAAGCAGAAATACTATCCCTCCACGTGTCCTACGGTTTATACTCGAGTCGTGCGCTGGGTTGAATGTAGCCATGATAAACAAAGATGGGGAAAATTTCCTTCATTCTTTTGTAcaaagtataaacaaaacaagcCCTGTGTCGGAAGAATTCAAAGATAGATTTGCACTTCTTGACGACATTGTTAGAGGAAAAATAGCATGCTGTGCTCAAAAGAATTTGATAACATTGTTGAAACAAAGAGATTTAAATGGTACAACCCCTTTTCTTCTGATAATAAACCATTTCGATAGATATCGAAACGTAAATGCCATCAAGGTTTTGAGGAAAATGGCTGAGACAGGAGGATGCTCAACGATAGCAGACAATCTAGGAAATCATCCAATTCATTATGCTATAGCCTGCTTGCGCAAAACATCTATTAAGATACTGCAAATGCTAATTGAAACCGGAGCCGATGCTAATGCTAAGAATATTTATGAGCAATCGACTGCCCATTTAGTGAGAGTTGATAGCAAAGATTTAACCTTTGAAAGAATCAAATCAATTGTTAATGTAATGAAAACAACAGACATCGAATTTAACGCAGCTGATAATTGGGGTTGTTTTCCGTTAATGTATATAAGTGCATTTTACGATTCCGATTGTCTCCCCTTTCTGAATGATATAACTTCAACATCGACCGTAATAAATGCAGTAGACAACAGTGGGTCGTCTGCATTGCATTATGCTGCCTACCACGATTCTGGCActtttgtcaatttgttgatTCAAAATGGCGCAAGAAATGACATCAAAGACAAACTAGGAGAGTCACCTATCGAAATAGCTAAACGTCATCTAAGAATAAGTTCAGAAGAAGCTCTTCTTGAAAGCTCAGCATCAGAAGAGTTAAACGATAGAGACCAACAattctttgaaaattttaagtcATTGCAAACATccaaaaaaatagaaatgaacaTGGACCAATTTGTTGAAGACCTTCTTGATCACAAATATAGAAATGCAGGAGAAGAAGAGGAACAAATTAATTCCGCTATCTGCTTTTTTGTTGAATTACTATGCAAACAAGTCTCAAAATACGACTCCAGGTTTGAAATGACAGTTTTTCAGTCAGGTagttcaaaagaaaaaacaaaagtaaatgctCCAGATGAATTTGATTTTGTCCTTTGTTTAGATAAAATCAGCGAATTTTGTGACATCGAAGAAAGAAAAAGTCCCGAAGAGAGAAAAATTCCTAAAGAAAGAAAAAGTCGCAAAGAAAGAAATACTCCCAATGAAAAAATGAACAATAATGTATTGAAGCTGAAACTTATGGAAGGCCATCAAGACGTATTGGAGTTTTTTGATGAACATGGAATTTTGATTTCACCGCCAATATTCATGTACCTCCACAAATATTTGAATCAAGCCTTACATGATCCCAGTGTATGGAAGAATGATGAACTCCGTAATCTATGTTACGTTTTTGAAATGCCATTCTTGCAAAAAGACATGAAAACGACAGTTTTTATGATTCGTCTTCTATGGTTTGGTTGTAAACATAAACAACTCAGGATAAAGATAGACATGGTTCCTGCCATCCGAAAAACTGCTTGGTGGTCAATTGACCCTTATTCTTTACCAATGATGACTAAAAAAATCTATGATGCTGGTTGTCTGCTTTTACTTGACACAACTTCCGATGAGCAATCGTTCACCTCCGAATATCTCAAAGAATTCATAGTGGATACAATTGATCGAATAAGACCAGTTCAAACCAATTTACGCGTCTCTACGGCGCCAGCAGAAGTTTGCCTAATGGAAACTTTCCCTCAAATAGTACGCGATAGTTACGCGCTTGCGAAACTTTTTGTTGACATCTGCAATGTAACTGACATAAGTAGCTATATGCTGAAAAACTGCACATTTCATGTATTACAAGAACTTCGATGGAATCCTAATATGCCAGATGACATTTCTAAATTACCATCACTTATGGAGCTTACAGTGCAGATATTCATGAAGCTTTTAGCCtacaacaaaacatattttttgccTAGATTTTTCCTACCTGAAGTCAACATTTTTCCTCAAGACCAAGACATTCAAGATAAACAGCATGAGAAATGGGAAATTAAATTCATTCTTAAAATCTTAGGACAGAATGTGTCATTAGATAGTGATGAAAGTGATGATTATGATGATTATCATAATGATGATGCTTCTGATAATGATGATTATCATGATGATGACTCTTCTGATGATGATTAG